The proteins below come from a single Streptomyces sp. B3I8 genomic window:
- a CDS encoding zinc-binding dehydrogenase, translating into MSTEAGGSRTAVVIEAPGAHRLVPHTPRDPGPGEALVAVHAVGICGSDREVYQGNRPADYVRYPLTPGHEWSGTVAGVGAGVPESLVGRGVVGEGFRNCQVCDRCHAGETTLCTAGYEETGFTQPGAMAATLTLPARLLHVLPDDADLTAAALLEPAACVAAAALKANARPGERVAVVGTGTLGMFAVQFLRAGSPGELLVVGTGRDRESLSREFGATSFRTKDEPLPDDFDVVVETAGSADAARTAAALLRRGGRLVLTGIPAPGADGLDPTGLVVRQLEVHTVFGAPPEAWAHTVRVFAAGLLDPLPLVSHELPLEEFPRAIELVGSGDPKVGKVLLRP; encoded by the coding sequence GTGAGCACCGAAGCGGGCGGAAGCCGTACCGCCGTCGTCATCGAGGCCCCCGGTGCCCACCGGCTCGTCCCGCACACCCCGCGGGACCCCGGCCCCGGCGAGGCCCTGGTCGCGGTGCACGCCGTCGGCATCTGCGGCAGCGACCGCGAGGTGTACCAGGGCAACCGGCCCGCAGACTACGTGCGTTACCCGCTCACCCCCGGCCACGAGTGGTCCGGCACCGTGGCGGGCGTCGGGGCCGGGGTGCCGGAGTCCCTGGTAGGCCGCGGGGTCGTCGGAGAGGGGTTCCGCAACTGCCAGGTGTGCGACCGCTGCCACGCCGGCGAGACCACGCTGTGCACCGCCGGGTACGAGGAGACCGGGTTCACCCAGCCCGGCGCGATGGCCGCCACCCTGACCCTGCCCGCCCGGTTGTTGCACGTCCTGCCCGACGACGCGGATCTGACGGCCGCCGCCCTGCTGGAGCCCGCCGCTTGTGTCGCCGCCGCCGCGCTCAAGGCGAACGCGCGGCCGGGCGAACGGGTCGCGGTGGTCGGCACCGGCACGCTCGGCATGTTCGCGGTGCAGTTCCTGCGGGCTGGCTCGCCCGGGGAGCTGCTGGTGGTGGGCACCGGCCGCGACCGCGAGTCGCTGTCACGGGAGTTCGGCGCCACCAGCTTCCGTACCAAGGACGAACCGCTCCCGGACGACTTCGACGTCGTCGTCGAGACCGCCGGCTCCGCCGACGCCGCGCGCACCGCCGCCGCCCTGCTGCGGCGCGGCGGGCGGCTGGTGCTGACCGGTATCCCGGCCCCGGGCGCCGACGGGCTCGACCCGACCGGTCTCGTCGTACGACAACTGGAGGTGCACACCGTGTTCGGGGCACCGCCCGAGGCGTGGGCCCATACGGTCCGGGTCTTCGCGGCGGGTCTGCTCGATCCGCTGCCCCTGGTCTCGCACGAACTGCCGCTGGAGGAATTCCCCCGCGCCATCGAACTGGTGGGGTCCGGGGACCCGAAGGTGGGCAAGGTGCTGTTGCGGCCGTGA
- the chvE gene encoding multiple monosaccharide ABC transporter substrate-binding protein: MTTRRAAVAAIASVATLALTLSACGQDSEGGSKESKDDTKGGTVGIAMPTKSSERWIYDGKYVVKEMQAKGYKTKLVYGEDDPDQQVSQIENLITQGVKALVIAAIDNKSLNNVLQQAADANIPVISYDRLILGTKNVDYYASFDNEKVGRLQGTYILDKLGLKDGSKKGPFNIELFAGSNDDNNTRYFFNGAMSVLKPYIDKKQLVVQSKQTALNQVTTLRWDGGTAQKRMDDILTSSYKNRRVDAVLSPYDGISIGILSSLKSDDYGSKDKPLPVVTGQDAEVASVKSIIAGDQSMTIYKDSRKLAKITADMVDDSLHDKKPEVNDTKSYNNGVKVVPAYLLQPVSVDKNNYEKVLVGGGYYTADELK; the protein is encoded by the coding sequence ATGACCACTCGCAGAGCCGCAGTAGCCGCAATCGCCTCGGTCGCCACCCTCGCCCTGACCCTGTCCGCGTGCGGCCAGGACAGTGAGGGCGGCAGCAAGGAGAGCAAGGACGACACCAAGGGCGGGACCGTCGGCATCGCGATGCCGACCAAGTCCTCCGAGCGCTGGATCTACGACGGCAAGTACGTCGTCAAGGAGATGCAGGCCAAGGGCTACAAGACCAAGCTGGTCTACGGCGAGGACGACCCGGACCAGCAGGTCTCGCAGATCGAGAACCTCATCACGCAGGGCGTCAAGGCACTGGTGATCGCGGCGATCGACAACAAGTCGCTGAACAACGTGCTCCAGCAGGCCGCCGACGCGAACATCCCGGTCATCTCCTACGACCGTCTGATCCTCGGCACCAAGAACGTCGACTACTACGCCTCCTTCGACAACGAGAAGGTCGGCCGGCTCCAGGGCACCTACATCCTGGACAAGCTGGGGCTCAAGGACGGTTCGAAGAAGGGCCCGTTCAACATCGAGCTGTTCGCCGGCTCCAACGACGACAACAACACCCGGTACTTCTTCAACGGCGCGATGAGCGTGCTCAAGCCGTACATCGACAAGAAGCAGCTCGTCGTCCAGTCCAAGCAGACCGCGCTCAACCAGGTGACCACCCTGCGCTGGGACGGCGGCACCGCGCAGAAGCGCATGGACGACATCCTGACCTCCAGCTACAAGAACCGCCGGGTCGACGCGGTGCTCTCCCCGTACGACGGCATCTCCATCGGCATCCTGTCCTCGCTGAAGTCGGACGACTACGGCTCCAAGGACAAGCCGCTGCCGGTCGTCACCGGCCAGGACGCCGAGGTCGCCTCGGTGAAGTCGATCATCGCCGGCGACCAGTCGATGACGATCTACAAGGACTCGCGCAAGCTCGCCAAGATCACCGCGGACATGGTGGACGACTCGCTGCACGACAAGAAGCCCGAGGTCAACGACACCAAGTCGTACAACAACGGCGTCAAGGTCGTCCCCGCCTACCTGCTGCAGCCGGTGAGCGTCGACAAGAACAACTACGAGAAGGTCCTGGTCGGCGGCGGCTACTACACCGCGGACGAACTGAAGTAA
- the mmsA gene encoding multiple monosaccharide ABC transporter ATP-binding protein, with the protein MAGPVLEMRSIVKTFPGVKALSDVTLKVRQGEVHAICGENGAGKSTLMKVLSGVHPHGSYEGEILFEGEVCHFKDIRASEQRGIVIIHQELALVPYLSLSENIFLGNEHATRGLISWGETLRHGTELLRRVGLSDHPDTRVADIGVGKQQLVEIAKALSKKVKLLILDEPTAALNDEDSGKLLELILELKKQGITSIIISHKLNEIRRVADSVTILRDGRSIETLDVKAPETTEDRIISGMVGRDLDHRFPPRTPHEPEEGAAPAFEIRGWTVHHPIDQQRKVVDDVSLHVRRGEIVGIAGLMGAGRTELAMNVFGRSYGRYAAGTVFKDGKEIRTKTVPEAVAHGIAYVTEDRKHYGLNLIDTINRNITLSALRKVSKRGVVDEHGERQVSEGFRTSMNIKAPTVFEPVGKLSGGNQQKVVLSKWIFAGPDVLILDEPTRGIDVGAKYEIYTVIDQLAAQGKAVVFISSELPELLGMCDRIYTMAAGRLTGEVPRAEATQEELMRRMTKDEKDKEVTR; encoded by the coding sequence ATGGCGGGACCCGTCCTGGAAATGCGCTCGATCGTCAAGACCTTTCCCGGTGTGAAGGCGCTCTCTGACGTCACCCTGAAGGTGCGTCAGGGCGAGGTCCACGCCATCTGCGGCGAGAACGGCGCCGGAAAGTCCACCCTCATGAAGGTGCTCTCCGGCGTCCACCCGCACGGAAGCTACGAGGGCGAGATCCTCTTCGAAGGAGAGGTCTGCCACTTCAAGGACATCCGGGCGAGCGAGCAGCGCGGCATCGTCATCATCCACCAGGAACTGGCGCTGGTGCCCTACCTCTCCCTCTCGGAGAACATCTTCCTCGGCAACGAGCACGCCACCCGCGGGCTCATCAGCTGGGGCGAGACGCTCAGGCACGGCACCGAACTGCTGCGCCGCGTCGGCCTGTCGGACCACCCGGACACCCGGGTCGCCGACATCGGCGTGGGCAAGCAGCAGCTCGTGGAGATCGCCAAGGCGCTCTCCAAGAAGGTGAAACTGCTCATCCTGGACGAGCCGACGGCGGCGCTGAACGACGAGGACAGCGGCAAACTCCTCGAACTCATACTGGAGTTGAAGAAGCAGGGCATCACCTCGATCATCATCTCCCACAAGCTCAACGAGATCCGCAGGGTCGCCGACTCGGTGACCATCCTGCGCGACGGACGCTCCATCGAGACCCTGGACGTGAAGGCCCCGGAGACCACCGAGGACCGGATCATCAGCGGCATGGTCGGCCGCGACCTCGACCACCGCTTCCCCCCGCGCACCCCGCACGAGCCGGAGGAGGGCGCCGCACCGGCCTTCGAGATCCGCGGCTGGACCGTGCACCATCCGATCGACCAGCAGCGCAAGGTCGTCGACGACGTGTCCCTGCACGTGCGCCGCGGGGAGATCGTCGGCATCGCGGGGCTGATGGGCGCCGGCCGCACCGAGCTGGCGATGAACGTCTTCGGCCGCAGCTACGGCCGGTACGCGGCGGGCACGGTGTTCAAGGACGGCAAGGAGATCCGTACCAAGACCGTCCCCGAGGCGGTCGCGCACGGCATCGCCTACGTCACCGAGGACCGCAAGCACTACGGCCTCAACCTCATCGACACCATCAACCGCAACATCACCCTCAGCGCCCTGCGGAAGGTGTCCAAGCGGGGCGTGGTGGACGAGCACGGGGAGCGCCAGGTCTCCGAGGGCTTCCGCACGTCGATGAACATCAAGGCACCGACCGTGTTCGAGCCGGTGGGCAAGCTGTCCGGCGGCAACCAGCAGAAGGTCGTCCTCAGCAAGTGGATCTTCGCGGGTCCGGACGTGCTGATCCTGGACGAGCCGACACGCGGCATCGACGTCGGCGCGAAGTACGAGATCTACACGGTCATCGACCAGTTGGCGGCCCAGGGCAAGGCGGTCGTCTTCATCTCCTCCGAGCTGCCCGAACTGCTCGGCATGTGCGACCGCATCTACACCATGGCCGCCGGGCGGCTGACCGGCGAGGTCCCGCGGGCGGAGGCCACTCAGGAAGAGCTGATGCGCCGGATGACGAAGGACGAGAAGGACAAAGAGGTAACCCGATGA
- the mmsB gene encoding multiple monosaccharide ABC transporter permease yields the protein MSTDVTEKTPAAAPPGKGGSGTGDGLLKLLVDGMRRNMRQYGMLIALGLIVVLFEVWTGGDLLLPRNVSNLVLQNSYILILAIGMMLVIIAGHIDLSVGSLTAFVGAAAAVLMVRHDVPWPLAVVLCLLLGAAAGSLQGFFIAYLGIPSFIVTLAGMLLFRGLTEIVLKGQTLGPFPDGLQKAANGFLPEVGPDTNYHNLTVLLGLVVIAFVIYQEVRDRRRQQEFALDVLPTNLFLTKLVALVAAVLVVTMLLASYKGAPVVLIILGVLVVGFGYLMRNAIIGRHVYAIGGNLPAAKLSGVKDKKVVFLVFLNMGMLAALAGLVFAARFNAASPKAGLNFELEAIAASFIGGASMSGGVGTVLGAIIGGLVLGVLNNGMNLVGIGTDWQQVIKGLVLLAAVGFDVWNKRKSGS from the coding sequence ATGAGCACGGATGTCACCGAGAAGACCCCGGCGGCCGCGCCGCCGGGCAAGGGCGGCTCGGGCACGGGCGACGGCCTGCTGAAGCTGCTCGTGGACGGCATGCGGCGCAACATGCGCCAGTACGGCATGCTGATCGCGCTCGGCCTGATCGTCGTCCTCTTCGAGGTGTGGACCGGCGGCGACCTGCTGCTGCCGCGCAACGTCTCCAACCTGGTGCTGCAGAACAGCTACATCCTGATCCTCGCGATCGGCATGATGCTGGTGATCATCGCCGGTCACATCGACCTGTCGGTCGGCTCCCTGACGGCGTTCGTGGGCGCGGCGGCGGCCGTGCTCATGGTCAGGCACGACGTGCCCTGGCCGCTGGCCGTGGTGCTGTGCCTGCTCCTGGGCGCCGCCGCGGGCTCGCTGCAAGGGTTCTTCATCGCCTATCTCGGCATACCGTCGTTCATCGTCACCCTCGCCGGGATGCTGCTGTTCCGCGGTCTGACCGAGATCGTCCTCAAGGGCCAGACCCTCGGCCCGTTCCCCGACGGACTGCAGAAGGCCGCCAACGGCTTCCTGCCCGAGGTCGGTCCGGACACCAACTACCACAACCTGACCGTCCTGCTGGGTCTCGTGGTCATCGCCTTCGTGATCTACCAGGAGGTCCGCGACCGCAGGCGCCAGCAGGAGTTCGCCCTCGACGTCCTGCCCACCAACCTGTTCCTGACCAAGCTGGTGGCGCTGGTCGCCGCCGTCCTGGTGGTCACCATGCTGCTCGCCAGCTACAAGGGCGCACCGGTGGTGCTGATCATCCTCGGCGTGCTGGTGGTGGGCTTCGGCTATCTGATGCGCAACGCCATCATCGGCCGGCACGTCTACGCGATCGGTGGCAACCTGCCCGCGGCCAAGCTGTCGGGTGTGAAGGACAAGAAGGTCGTCTTCCTGGTCTTCCTGAACATGGGCATGCTCGCGGCCCTGGCGGGTCTCGTCTTCGCCGCCCGCTTCAACGCGGCCTCGCCCAAGGCCGGCCTCAACTTCGAACTGGAGGCGATCGCGGCGTCGTTCATCGGCGGCGCGTCGATGAGCGGCGGCGTCGGCACGGTCCTCGGCGCCATCATCGGTGGTCTGGTCCTGGGCGTGCTGAACAACGGTATGAACCTCGTCGGTATCGGCACCGACTGGCAGCAGGTCATCAAGGGCCTGGTGCTCCTGGCGGCGGTCGGCTTCGACGTGTGGAACAAGCGCAAGTCCGGTTCGTAA
- a CDS encoding aldose epimerase family protein — translation MDMSRRTILATAAAAGITAAAAGTATASASNRASSSASSSRGRKPVKELFGTLADGTKVYRWSLENGATRLKVLSYGGIVQSLEIPDRHGRHANVSLGYDNLDAYVTGTTFFGATIGRYGNRIAKGRFTLDGKQYQLSVNDGENTLHGGAKGFDKRVWDVEPFTRGADVGLRLHYTSVDGEEGFPGTLRVTVTYTLTRHGDWRIDYEATTDRATVVNLTNHTYYNLAGEGSGSVEDHELTLAASRYTPTDPGLIPTGELARVAGTPFDFRRAKAIGRDLRDGHPQQVTAKGYDHNWVFDKGGTDEPEHVATLRDPSSGRVLRIATDQPGVQFYSGNFLDGTLVGTSGRTYRQGDALALETQHFPDSPNQPSFPSTVLRPGQTYRTTTIHSFGAGR, via the coding sequence ATGGACATGAGCAGACGCACCATCCTCGCGACCGCCGCCGCCGCGGGCATCACCGCCGCGGCCGCCGGAACCGCCACCGCCTCGGCGTCGAACCGGGCGTCGTCCTCGGCGTCGTCCTCGAGAGGCAGGAAGCCCGTGAAGGAGCTCTTCGGCACGCTGGCCGACGGCACCAAGGTGTACCGCTGGTCCCTTGAGAACGGCGCGACCCGGCTGAAGGTCCTCAGCTACGGCGGCATCGTCCAGTCCCTGGAGATCCCCGACCGGCACGGCCGGCACGCCAACGTCTCCCTCGGCTACGACAACCTGGACGCCTACGTCACCGGCACCACGTTCTTCGGCGCGACCATCGGCCGTTACGGCAACCGCATCGCCAAGGGCCGCTTCACCCTCGACGGCAAGCAGTACCAGCTCTCCGTCAACGACGGCGAGAACACCCTGCACGGCGGCGCCAAGGGCTTCGACAAGCGTGTCTGGGACGTCGAGCCGTTCACCCGGGGCGCGGACGTCGGTCTGCGCCTGCACTACACCAGTGTCGACGGCGAGGAGGGCTTCCCCGGCACGCTGCGGGTGACGGTCACGTACACACTGACCCGGCACGGCGACTGGCGCATCGACTACGAGGCCACCACCGACCGCGCCACCGTCGTCAACCTCACCAACCACACGTACTACAACCTCGCGGGCGAGGGCAGCGGTTCCGTCGAGGACCACGAGCTCACCCTGGCCGCGAGCAGGTACACCCCCACCGACCCGGGGCTGATCCCCACCGGCGAGCTGGCGCGGGTCGCCGGCACCCCCTTCGACTTCCGGCGGGCCAAAGCGATCGGCCGCGACCTCCGCGACGGCCACCCCCAGCAGGTCACCGCCAAGGGCTACGACCACAACTGGGTCTTCGACAAGGGGGGCACCGACGAGCCCGAGCACGTCGCCACCCTGCGCGACCCGTCCTCCGGGCGCGTGCTGAGGATCGCCACCGACCAGCCGGGCGTGCAGTTCTACTCCGGCAACTTCCTCGACGGCACGCTCGTCGGCACGTCCGGGCGCACCTACCGCCAGGGCGACGCGCTCGCCCTGGAGACCCAGCACTTCCCGGACTCCCCCAACCAGCCGTCGTTCCCCTCGACCGTGCTGCGGCCGGGGCAGACGTACCGCACGACGACGATCCACTCGTTCGGCGCGGGGCGGTGA
- a CDS encoding histidinol-phosphate transaminase, producing MADNVTSLFRGSAAHSPSMAALTREGGDGPGPVDFCIPCNPYFPTPAMFDELAGRLRDILTYYPSSADTITAELCELLRLPPSCVAMGNGSTELITWIDHLLVTESLAVPVPTFGRWTDQPMETGKRVDMFPLQESGGFALDLGQYAEFLRKRGSRVAVVCNPNNPDGGFLPRQALVDFMDAMADLDLIVIDESFLEFADVEGDPSTVQDAMLRPNVIVLRSLGKNFGLHGIRFGYLVANPALAGRIRSMLPKWNLNSFAEHVVFMLKEHSAEYGASLRQVRQDRVDMGRQLARLPGLTVYPSQGNFLFVRLPVGAEGTVVRDRLLTGHRILVRECGNKIGSSSRFLRLVVRPEVDVRRLVAGMEQVLYGTGTSAAGPGTPGAGGYSSGTAAVDRLVSETNGAGMRGLAAQASAMPPEQAQGPGQVQGQGSAPAPASAPAPTPAPAASAVPGLGAMVAAAGLGTPSAPAAQPLPGVVYGGVPAAPVSAPPAAAQVGPAQAPAPLTPGWGPGAALPGAPEPQGVPEVWGMQPVQGVQEVQGMQGTPGMPAGPGTPGMPGGPGGPGGPGGPGSQGGPGMPGVPNMPGIPGIPPQPGPPGPRSVPAGGVPPVETRRGMPAAGGLTAAQVRGRTQPDPPPDAAAGRPPAGAMYRAG from the coding sequence ATGGCCGACAACGTCACCTCGTTGTTCCGCGGCTCCGCGGCGCACAGCCCCTCGATGGCCGCGCTGACGCGCGAGGGCGGCGACGGCCCCGGGCCGGTGGACTTCTGCATCCCCTGCAACCCCTACTTCCCCACCCCCGCCATGTTCGACGAGCTGGCGGGCCGGCTGCGCGACATCCTCACGTACTACCCGAGCAGCGCCGACACCATCACCGCCGAACTGTGCGAACTGCTCCGGCTCCCGCCGAGCTGCGTGGCGATGGGCAACGGCTCGACCGAGCTGATCACCTGGATCGACCACCTGCTGGTCACCGAGTCGCTCGCGGTACCCGTGCCGACCTTCGGGCGGTGGACCGACCAGCCGATGGAGACGGGCAAGCGGGTCGACATGTTCCCGTTGCAGGAGTCCGGCGGTTTCGCCCTCGACCTCGGCCAGTACGCCGAGTTCCTGCGCAAGCGCGGGTCCCGGGTCGCCGTCGTCTGCAACCCGAACAACCCCGACGGCGGCTTCCTGCCCCGGCAGGCGCTGGTCGACTTCATGGACGCGATGGCCGACCTCGACCTCATCGTGATCGACGAGTCGTTCCTGGAGTTCGCCGACGTGGAGGGCGACCCCAGCACCGTCCAGGACGCGATGCTTCGGCCCAACGTGATCGTGCTGCGCAGCCTCGGCAAGAACTTCGGGCTGCACGGCATCCGGTTCGGATACCTGGTGGCCAACCCGGCGCTCGCGGGCAGGATCCGCTCGATGCTGCCGAAGTGGAACCTCAACTCCTTCGCCGAGCACGTGGTGTTCATGCTGAAGGAGCACAGCGCGGAGTACGGGGCGAGCCTGCGGCAGGTGCGGCAGGACCGCGTGGACATGGGCCGGCAGCTCGCCCGGCTCCCCGGTCTGACGGTGTACCCGTCCCAGGGCAACTTCCTCTTCGTACGGCTGCCGGTGGGCGCGGAGGGCACGGTCGTGCGCGACCGGCTGCTCACCGGGCACCGCATCCTGGTGCGCGAGTGCGGCAACAAGATCGGCTCCTCCAGCCGCTTCCTGCGTCTCGTGGTGCGCCCCGAAGTCGACGTGCGCCGGCTGGTGGCCGGGATGGAGCAGGTCCTCTACGGCACCGGGACGTCCGCGGCGGGCCCCGGTACCCCCGGTGCCGGTGGCTACAGCTCGGGGACGGCGGCGGTGGACCGCCTGGTGAGCGAGACGAACGGGGCGGGGATGCGGGGGCTGGCGGCACAGGCGTCCGCGATGCCGCCGGAGCAGGCGCAGGGGCCTGGGCAGGTGCAGGGGCAGGGGTCGGCTCCCGCGCCGGCCTCCGCACCCGCCCCGACGCCCGCCCCTGCGGCCTCGGCGGTTCCGGGGCTGGGGGCGATGGTGGCCGCGGCCGGGCTGGGGACGCCGTCGGCTCCGGCGGCGCAGCCGCTGCCGGGGGTGGTCTACGGCGGGGTACCGGCCGCCCCGGTGTCGGCGCCGCCGGCCGCCGCCCAGGTGGGGCCCGCCCAGGCGCCCGCGCCGCTCACCCCGGGGTGGGGACCCGGTGCCGCACTGCCGGGGGCGCCGGAGCCGCAGGGCGTACCGGAAGTCTGGGGGATGCAGCCGGTGCAGGGCGTGCAGGAGGTACAGGGGATGCAGGGCACACCGGGCATGCCCGCAGGGCCGGGTACACCGGGGATGCCGGGAGGGCCGGGAGGGCCGGGCGGCCCGGGTGGACCGGGAAGCCAGGGGGGACCGGGGATGCCGGGTGTGCCGAACATGCCGGGTATCCCGGGCATCCCGCCCCAGCCCGGCCCCCCCGGGCCGCGGTCCGTTCCGGCGGGCGGCGTGCCGCCGGTGGAGACCCGCCGGGGCATGCCGGCGGCGGGCGGCCTGACCGCGGCGCAGGTGCGCGGCCGTACGCAGCCGGACCCGCCACCCGATGCGGCGGCGGGCCGGCCGCCGGCCGGCGCGATGTATCGGGCGGGCTGA
- a CDS encoding substrate-binding domain-containing protein: MNGFPWESAFAVLGLAVPVGAALWEFVLAGRKRLGYRVQMDTTAGDAAASPYAGVLQQMQGTDGAPLRDPSFVLLRIENSGWAPVVEDDYLAPAEGPMGIRIRCRGRRVVGMVVTELSRDELRGFFTPSTGHHGLLPGTVPGFGVTDGLIELPKVKLNRRDHYKVLAVLERERGVPGEAFPEPEVVASVVGGVRGGTVKKTEYHPFASRPVIALLVVLTLVGAVQSLLTFSRGDEAHAAPLDCASGRLTLSGSTAFAPVVREAAKQYARTCPGAHLSTAGSDFNGSGPGLRALADAGDKAAGVKGADGKGLGNRLTFSDGAKPAGYPRLLPRPVALSLFTLVVNKDTGVQDLTLAQIRDIYAGRITNWKDVHGKDVPIHLVSRYPDSGTRTTLERKVLDGQKLPATTTSDCTALERDRPGRCEVGGTDVLLDTVARTPGALGHSEVGSAAGHAGVVQVRIDGFPATLDGVEKGAYPYWQTEYAYTYGEPPADSLAAGFLRYLAQQVGQDIIRSHGDRPCAELSKPLLCRPS; encoded by the coding sequence GTGAACGGCTTTCCCTGGGAGTCCGCGTTCGCCGTGCTCGGCCTCGCGGTTCCCGTCGGCGCGGCGCTGTGGGAGTTCGTCCTCGCCGGGCGCAAACGGCTCGGGTACCGCGTCCAGATGGACACGACCGCGGGCGACGCCGCGGCCTCCCCGTACGCCGGAGTCCTCCAGCAGATGCAGGGCACCGACGGCGCCCCGCTGCGTGATCCGTCGTTCGTCCTGCTGCGCATCGAGAACAGCGGCTGGGCGCCGGTCGTGGAGGACGACTACCTCGCGCCGGCCGAGGGCCCCATGGGCATCCGCATACGGTGCCGGGGCCGTCGTGTCGTCGGCATGGTGGTGACCGAGCTCAGCCGGGACGAGTTGCGCGGCTTCTTCACCCCGAGCACCGGCCACCACGGCCTCCTCCCGGGCACCGTCCCCGGCTTCGGGGTCACCGACGGTCTGATCGAGCTGCCCAAGGTGAAGCTGAACCGGCGCGACCACTACAAGGTGCTGGCGGTCCTGGAGCGCGAACGGGGCGTGCCGGGCGAGGCGTTCCCGGAGCCGGAGGTCGTCGCGAGCGTCGTCGGCGGGGTGCGCGGGGGGACCGTCAAGAAGACCGAGTACCACCCCTTCGCCTCCCGTCCCGTGATCGCCCTGCTCGTCGTGCTGACCCTGGTGGGCGCGGTGCAGTCGCTGCTCACCTTCTCCCGGGGCGACGAGGCGCACGCGGCGCCGCTGGACTGCGCGAGCGGCCGGCTCACCCTCTCCGGCTCGACCGCGTTCGCGCCGGTGGTCAGGGAGGCGGCGAAGCAGTACGCGAGGACGTGCCCCGGCGCGCACCTGTCCACCGCGGGCAGCGACTTCAACGGCAGCGGCCCCGGGCTGCGCGCCCTGGCGGACGCGGGCGACAAGGCCGCGGGGGTGAAGGGGGCGGACGGCAAGGGGCTCGGCAACCGGCTGACGTTCAGCGACGGCGCCAAGCCGGCCGGCTACCCCCGGCTGCTGCCCCGCCCCGTCGCGCTCTCGCTGTTCACCCTGGTCGTCAACAAGGACACCGGCGTCCAGGACCTCACCCTCGCGCAGATCAGGGACATCTACGCCGGGAGGATCACCAACTGGAAGGACGTGCACGGCAAGGACGTCCCGATCCACCTGGTCAGCCGCTACCCCGACTCCGGCACGCGCACCACGCTCGAACGGAAGGTCCTCGACGGCCAGAAGCTCCCGGCGACGACCACGAGCGACTGCACCGCCCTGGAGCGCGACCGGCCGGGCCGCTGCGAAGTCGGCGGGACGGACGTCCTGCTCGACACGGTGGCCCGCACCCCCGGTGCCCTCGGCCACAGCGAGGTGGGCAGCGCCGCCGGGCACGCGGGCGTCGTCCAGGTGCGGATCGACGGGTTCCCGGCGACCCTGGACGGGGTCGAGAAGGGCGCGTACCCGTACTGGCAGACGGAGTACGCCTACACCTACGGCGAGCCGCCCGCCGACTCCCTCGCGGCCGGCTTCCTGCGCTACCTCGCCCAGCAGGTCGGCCAGGACATCATCCGCTCCCACGGCGACCGCCCCTGCGCGGAACTGTCGAAGCCACTGCTGTGCAGACCGTCGTAG
- a CDS encoding NADPH:quinone reductase, whose amino-acid sequence MRASWYDRQGPAADVLRVGELPDPQPGPGEVRVRVTVSGVNPGDTKKRRGWLGSSMPYPRVVPHSDAAGVVDAVGDGVDARRTGQRVWVYGAQSYRAFGTAAQYTVVPAERAVPLPGHVGDDLGASLGIPGITAHRAVFADGPVDGRTVLVHGVLGGVGSLAARLAHWGGASVIGTVRRGADLGRVDPDAVHHAVALDSGDPAAAIRAHAPGGVHRIVEVSLSANAALDDAVVANDAVIAAYATGADRTEIPFWTMLFNNVTLRLLGSDDFPAEARRQAARDLTAAAAAGALTTGPVERYALDDIAHAHERVDAGGGVRVLVDLP is encoded by the coding sequence ATGCGCGCGTCCTGGTACGACCGACAGGGGCCCGCCGCCGACGTGTTGCGCGTCGGCGAGCTGCCCGACCCGCAGCCGGGGCCCGGCGAGGTGCGGGTCAGGGTGACCGTGTCCGGGGTGAACCCCGGCGACACCAAGAAGCGGCGCGGCTGGCTCGGCTCCTCGATGCCGTACCCCCGTGTCGTGCCGCACAGCGACGCCGCCGGGGTCGTCGACGCCGTGGGGGACGGGGTGGACGCACGGCGGACCGGGCAGCGGGTGTGGGTGTACGGTGCCCAGTCCTACCGGGCCTTCGGCACCGCCGCCCAGTACACCGTCGTACCCGCCGAGCGGGCCGTGCCGCTGCCCGGCCACGTCGGCGACGACCTCGGGGCGAGCCTCGGCATCCCGGGGATCACCGCGCACCGGGCCGTGTTCGCGGACGGCCCGGTCGACGGGCGGACCGTCCTGGTGCACGGCGTCCTCGGCGGCGTCGGCTCCCTGGCCGCGCGGCTCGCGCACTGGGGCGGCGCGAGTGTGATCGGCACCGTGCGGCGCGGCGCGGACCTCGGCCGCGTCGACCCGGACGCCGTCCACCACGCCGTCGCGCTCGACTCCGGCGACCCGGCCGCCGCGATCCGCGCGCACGCGCCCGGCGGCGTCCACCGGATCGTCGAGGTGTCCCTGTCCGCCAACGCCGCGCTCGACGACGCGGTCGTCGCGAATGACGCCGTGATCGCCGCCTACGCCACCGGCGCCGACCGCACCGAAATCCCCTTCTGGACAATGCTGTTCAACAACGTCACGCTGCGGCTGCTCGGCAGCGACGACTTCCCCGCCGAGGCCAGGCGGCAGGCCGCCCGGGACCTCACGGCCGCCGCCGCGGCGGGCGCCCTCACCACCGGCCCCGTCGAGCGGTACGCCCTGGACGACATCGCACACGCCCACGAGCGCGTCGACGCGGGCGGCGGGGTGAGGGTGCTCGTCGATCTGCCGTAG